A region from the Lolium perenne isolate Kyuss_39 chromosome 4, Kyuss_2.0, whole genome shotgun sequence genome encodes:
- the LOC127294253 gene encoding protein BYPASS1-LIKE → MPATDYQGSPSHSSFSSFGRSLLSRTRDSPAHPTMLPSGGEADVDAFQRHVAVTLADLRDGDDFLSLAWIRRLLHAFLQCQDEFRVVVAQARRRAGGGAAQAERLVAEYHERAVKALDVCNAARDGVDQVRRWGRLAGIAASVLAAPGEIHEGQLRRARKALSDLSVLLVDDATAAGSAGGVASFLASHRNRSFGRGARASPSRASSVSSSSSSSSSAHFRSLSWSVSRTWSAARQLQAIGSGLAAPRAHEAGLAAPVYAMGCVLHLASWALVAAVPCPDRGAALQAHHLPAVPPRAPFAWAPPLLALQDRLTEEGKRKDRRNSCGLLKEIHALEKCAQRLAEAIDAAATPLSSESEAEVREAAAELAAVCAAMKDGLEPLERQVRDVFHRIVRSRMEGFDSPMSNAD, encoded by the coding sequence ATGCCGGCTACGGACTACCAGGGCTCGCCATcccactcctccttctcctccttcggCCGCTCCCTGCTCTCCCGGACCCGCGACAGCCCCGCGCACCCCACCATGCTGCCCTCCGGCGGGGAGGCCGACGTCGACGCCTTCCAGCGCCACGTCGCCGTCACCCTCGCGGACCTCAGGGACGGGGACGACTTCCTCTCCCTCGCCTggatccgccgcctcctccacgccTTCCTGCAGTGCCAGGACGAGTTCCGCGTGGTCGTGGCCCAGGCGCGGCgccgcgccggcggcggcgccgcgcAGGCGGAGAGGCTGGTGGCGGAGTACCACGAGCGCGCCGTGAAGGCGCTCGACGTCTGCAACGCCGCCCGCGACGGCGTCGACCAGGTGCGCCGCTGGGGCCGCCTCGCCGGCATCGCGGCGTCCGTGCTGGCCGCGCCCGGCGAGATCCACGAGGGCCAGCTCCGCCGCGCGCGGAAGGCGCTCTCCGACCTCTCCGTCCTCCTCGTCgacgacgccaccgccgccggcagCGCCGGCGGCGTCGCCTCCTTCCTCGCCTCCCACCGCAACCGCTCCTTCGGCCGCGGCGCCCGCGCGTCCCCGTCCCGCGCCTCCTCCGtctcctcgtcttcctcctcctcctcctccgcgcaCTTCCGCTCGCTCTCCTGGAGCGTCTCCCGCACCTGGTCGGCCGCGCGCCAGCTGCAGGCCATCGGGTCCGGCCTGGCCGCCCCGCGCGCGCACGAGGCGGGGCTCGCCGCGCCGGTGTACGCCATGGGCTGCGTGCTCCACCTCGCCTCCTGGGCGCTCGTCGCGGCCGTCCCGTGCCCGGACCGCGGCGCCGCGCTCCAGGCGCACCACCTCCCCGCCGTCCCGCCGCGCGCGCCGTTCGCGTGGGCGCCGCCGCTCCTCGCGCTCCAGGACCGCCTCACCGAGGAGGGGAAGCGCAAGGACAGGCGCAACTCCTGCGGCCTCCTCAAGGAAATCCACGCCCTCGAGAAGTGCGCGCAGAGGCTCGCCGAGGCAATCGACGCCGCGGCCACCCCGCTCTCCTCGGAGAGCGAGGCCGAGGTGCGGGAGGCCGCTGCAGAGCTCGCTGCCGTGTGCGCCGCCATGAAGGACGGACTGGAGCCGCTGGAGAGGCAGGTCCGGGATGTCTTCCACCGCATTGTGCGCAGCCGCATGGAGGGTTTCGACTCGCCGATGTCCAACGCCGATTGA